Proteins from one Carcharodon carcharias isolate sCarCar2 chromosome 19, sCarCar2.pri, whole genome shotgun sequence genomic window:
- the LOC121291883 gene encoding claudin-3-like: MESVMLEIAGLFLSVNGLICVILTCTLPLWKVPAFQGASILTAQQTMEGLWMDCMWQSTGELVCNTFDSMLILSQELQLARALTTTAGVLGALGILVSIVGASWTKLVKSVPCKGRLISAAGFIFTVTGILQLVPVACYARNIIRDFHSVSIPDAVKRELGPSLYIGMVAGVLFIAASGLLWSSCYRSRTQTTPTRYARGQAVYSESHYV; encoded by the coding sequence ATGGAGTCTGTCATGCTTGAGATCGCTGGCCTCTTCCTCTCTGTGAATGGGTTGATTTGTGTTATCCTGACCTGCACATTGCCCCTGTGGAAGGTGCCCGCTTTCCAAGGGGCCAGTATCCTGACCGCCCAGCAGACCATGGAGGGGCTGTGGATGGACTGCATGTGGCAGAGCACGGGCGAGCTGGTCTGCAACACCTTCGACTCCATGCTGATCCTGAGCCAGGAGCTCCAATTGGCGCGGGCACTGACCACCACGGCGGGGGTGCTGGGGGCCTTGGGCATCCTGGTGAGCATTGTTGGGGCTAGCTGGACCAAGCTGGTCAAGAGCGTGCCCTGCAAGGGCCGGCTCATCTCGGCCGCTGGCTTCATCTTCACGGTGACGGGGATTCTGCAGCTGGTCCCCGTGGCTTGTTACGCCAGGAACATCATCAGGGATTTCCACAGCGTATCCATTCCCGATGCTGTCAAGAGGGAGCTGGGGCCATCCTTGTACATCGGCATGGTGGCTGGCGTCCTCTTCATTGCTGCCAGCGGGCTTCTGTGGAGCTCCTGTTACAGATCGAGAACACAGACAACTCCAACACGTTATGCTCGTGGGCAAGCAGTTTACAGTGAGAGCCATTATGTGTAG